Within Paralichthys olivaceus isolate ysfri-2021 chromosome 14, ASM2471397v2, whole genome shotgun sequence, the genomic segment GCCCTCATAACTGTGTGTCTGCTTAATGAGGATGAGCAGAGCTGCTCCAATGATACACGCTGGAGATGCATCAGGACATTGTTGGCATAGGAGTGTCATAAGAACTGAAACAATCCACTGTGTCCTGGTCTTATCTGCAGGGTGATGACAGGGTGGACCTGTGTGGCCGTGGGAGCTGGTGGCTGCGAACACTGAAAGTAGGTGTCATGCTGCAATGTGGTTTCACAGCCTGTCCTCACAGCAGACGCTACTGCTCGGGTGTCTGAGCTGAACACTTGTCACTGGTTTGTCGATGTGAAGAGGCTCATTAGCTCATGTGTAGCTGTAGCAGTGCCGTGCTGCCTTCAGGTACCTTCCAATAGTTATGGTTtgagaataataaaacagagaagagcaacataaaacacatcattGTTCTTGAGACGTGTATAGTTTTCAATTACTGGCTTTTATTGCACTTCACTTTCCCGTTGTCTCTTTCCAAAGTGTGCTGCCTGCCGGAAATAAATTCAAACACTTACGCTGTTCTGAGTCCAGCACCTAAGTGGTCCACAGTGCATATTCTAAAAACACATAGACCTAATTAATTATCAGTTTATATTAATGTGATCCAAGCTCTCTGTCTCCATTTTTAAACAGCTTCCTTCTTCTGTCCAATGTGTCCCACACACCATTAATAGACCAAACAGCTCAATGTTTCCAACATTTACCTTCAGTGCAGTTCAGTTACATGAGCTCTGCTTGTACAAACAGGTGTTTTATCATCAGACACTAgagtttaaattgttttaagGAAACCTGAAGCTTGTTTCAGTGATGTTGGAAATTATTAATGGGAAGTCAAAGGCAGTTTTTAGAACACAAGTTTGTTTCATGACTCAGACTGCAATTCCACTTCACAGTCATATATGCCGGCTTTTCCATGGTTCTAATTCGTTTTTTATTAAATGAGGTGAAACTTAAATattaacagctgagactgaaatGTGATTGGTCATGCGAATGTATCAGCAGGACTTGGATACTGCAGCTCCACCCCCGATttctactgcacagactcaaaTTAAGTAATTTAGGAACAATGGCAATGGCTGTGCATACAGACAATGATCCTGTGATTCCtacaacatgctaacatgctaatacAGTAACAATTTTCCTATCCCAGCAACAACCAAACATTCCCCAAAGCTTTcccctctcatcctctcccaGGACACACCCCTCCCTGGTCTCTATCACATTCGAGACTTCATTGAAGAAGCTGAACTGAACCCTGTGAAGAAAACCTATGGGTTTAAAGGTGTGGGCAGAAAAGCTAAGACCCTGGGTGTACGTAACGGGGAATTGCTGATGCCTGGAGCATATGATTACACTGATTCCACCCAGGAGGTTCTGATGAACCAGGCGTCCTACTCTTTCAAAAACTGTCCTCGGCCCGATATCGTCACCCTCGGCATCAGAGACAAGGTGGGCTTCAGATTACTCCCTTGGGACCATGTGTTCTTATTGCAGATATTCTAAATATTTGGTCAAAATGTGTGATACATTTTGATGCAACTTCAACTACGGTTACATTAAGAATTAAGGAAGTTACAGACAAGTCTCCAGCTGTTGTTTGTCAAGAAAGAGTAACATCACCCACCTCCCCTTCAAAACCATACACATTTATGTGACTTTGTGGTAATTAATCAAAGCAGATGTTAATCAGAGAAATGATTTGTGCTTTTGATGCTTAGACAGAGCCGGGCTAGCTGTTTTGCTTTCATCagctcctgtctctgcctgcacacTTAGAATACAGATGCTTATCTTACTCTTtgtaaaaaatgaacaaatacaagAAAATAGAGGCATTTCCCAAGTACAACAAAATATAACTCGAGGGTCACTTGGACAGTGGATATACCTCTGACAACAGTAACAGGCCATCACCATATGGCACACATATTGAGATCAGCTTCACCCGGATCATTATCTGAATCTGCACCATATTTCACTTGATCGTAGATATTTGCGCTCTACACATATCCAATTTCTTTCATCAatactaaccctaaccctctacaTAATTTCTTAAGAACCCTTGAACTATACCCCgcccttccaccaggtttcaccAAGACTGGCTctgcagtttttgcataatcctgctaaaagtCAAATAGGcctcaatgaaaacataacctccttgtgtTTGGTGTATTTAAATCCATAATTCAATTCCTGTTCCTAAACTGGTTTTTCCAAAATCTTAAACAGTTACTGTTACTGTTTATGTTTTATACCACAACCTAAAAACTGATGCAATGCATTTCCTGCTAAAGATATTATTAGCAGGAACTGTTGCTCCACCACATCGACAGCATCTTAATTCTAGTTTCAAGGCCTAAGGGGTTCTTTTACTTAAGCACTCTTTATTATTCATAAGTATTAATAGTGTATTTGGCATTCAGATTTCATCAGAGTgctttgtttaaaaatacaGGAGCTGCTCATTAAAATGAACCCGACTACCTGAAAACAGTAGCTGTGTTGGAAACAGAAGCCGACTGTATGCTATGTGTGCAAGAGCAAACAGAAAGCAGACCCATGTTGATACTGTCACATGAACGGgtctttttctttgctccctGTGCCAGCATATAAACACTTCACCGTGCGACTACGATGTGATGGCGAAACCAGTGGAGAAGACTCCCTGCAAGTAAGCTCTCGACAAACAGCCTGACTTTGACTCTCAGATCACAGCGGAGCAGCCAACCCATGATTCATCCCTTGATCGCAGAGTCCTTCCTCCTTATTCAgcttctccttccctctctctcatcctccctcctcgCATCCACAACATGAAAGAGCAACCACCAACCTgctctctgttctctgcttcTGGTCAAGCACAAccttattcttttcttttctctctcttcgcCTCATTGTTGTcctctcttgttcttgttcttctttttgttttgacagcccccctcctctccttgcAGGCATGTGATGTTTCGGTCGACTGTGCAGAGGATCAGCTTTCCGCCTGTAAGTATCTGGTCACCAAGACTAGTTATTAAGACCAATCTGTCTTTCCATTGCAAACAAAGGGACTTCATTACGATAGACTTTCAATAGGTTTTGATTACAAGCTATGACGTGTATCTGGTTTGTGCTGTACGCAGGCTAGTTATGACATTTACAAGGGTCAAAGAAAACCGATTCCCCCGGCTGGTTCTATCGTTTGTCCCATTTGAGGTCCTGTTATGGCACTGCACTGGCTGACCAGTCAGCTTTGGTTCATATTGCAGGGTGTCGCAGCCTCACCCATGTGTCCATGCTGGTAGCTGATGGATATTTGAGCCGTGctggcagctgctgtgtgttgacAGAGAAGGAAAGGCGCTAAGAAATCCCGCGGGTGTTATTACTGCAGAGTTGGGAGCAGTTTTCTGCCATTAGTGGTGTCATAGCGACTCAAAGACAAGTTTACTGTCAAAGGTTAAGCAGCTACAGAAGTGCCGCAGCAAAGTTAACTGAAATCGCAGATCGGTCAGACAGCTGACATGATGGAGTTGACTAGACATTAGTGGATCAGAGTTGAGGCGTTGTAATGGTTACTCTGGGAATTCTAGGTCCATCCTGAAATGGGAGATCAAAATGTTGTACTTCTCTGTGAATGGATcccagaataaaatgaaattgaattccACACCTTTAAATATGAAACCTCTTGTGAACTGACAATGTTTGGGAACACAATGTTAAGTCTAGATTTAGTTCAGACCCCAAAGCAGAGACTGAATACAGGTGTAGATAAATGAAGAGTTGATTGCTaaacaaaaagcaaagcagAGCAGGCACTGGAGGCAGAGAACAGGCTGGCTGGTAGAATCCCAAGGAATGCATGAGTGCTGAGCACACGGACGAGAAAAACTCAGTGACATGGTGTAGGCAAACAGCAAGGCACAGGATTACTGAGTAAAACGAAGAAAAACATAGAGGTATTTTGGTGAggtacttttttaaaaacacgaAAGATTTTACCAAGAACAAAAAATGCATCGCAACTACAGAACTAGACAGAATCATCTGGCAGAGCAGTGGAGCGaagaccaggcttttatggaCAGGTTGATGAGTTGAGTGGAAGCAGCCttgtctgcagcaggagaagcCAGCCACGCCCCCTGCCACCACACATgccctgcaggagaaaagaacagaaagatgagggggagagagagaacacacaaaAGCATCACAGCATCATCACACacgaaaagaaaacaataagcTGTATATGTTCTCTTTTCTTATGATtggacttaaaggttcagtgtgtagaatttagtgacatatagagaaagttgcatgttgcagctgaatacccttcaCCCCCCGAAGCCCCTGTGAATCCTAGATGTTGTGCTTTCTTGCAATATCGACTGCACATGCTGCTCAGAAAGAACACATTCTCCCTCGAGATTCAAACCTGTTTGATTAAAGTCATAATCACAGACTTTAACACTCTGAAGACCAGGCTGATGTCTAGAACTTTTCGTTTTTTCTTATTGGTCAGTTCACCACTTCCAGGCAAACCAGACTTTATTCAGACAAGTTCTTTAGAGGATGAATTGTAACCTGTTGTGACCTTGGTGTTTTCTTGA encodes:
- the stpg4 gene encoding protein STPG4 isoform X2; the encoded protein is MSTAQDTVTWKHKAACKVAEMSRGGNRTDKGDDRVDLCGRGSWWLRTLKDTPLPGLYHIRDFIEEAELNPVKKTYGFKGVGRKAKTLGVRNGELLMPGAYDYTDSTQEVLMNQASYSFKNCPRPDIVTLGIRDKHINTSPCDYDVMAKPVEKTPCKHVMFRSTVQRISFPPKTPGPGAYEPNWKFGGHLNTEIMDPSFSLFFRSIP
- the stpg4 gene encoding protein STPG4 isoform X1, which codes for MSTAQDTVTWKHKAACKVAEMSRGGNRTDKGDDRVDLCGRGSWWLRTLKDTPLPGLYHIRDFIEEAELNPVKKTYGFKGVGRKAKTLGVRNGELLMPGAYDYTDSTQEVLMNQASYSFKNCPRPDIVTLGIRDKHINTSPCDYDVMAKPVEKTPCKHVMFRSTVQRISFPPREGPAPCHYNPQTRPGKGITSCFKSTLPRLHYADLKTPGPGAYEPNWKFGGHLNTEIMDPSFSLFFRSIP